The proteins below come from a single Verrucomicrobiota bacterium genomic window:
- a CDS encoding segregation/condensation protein A: MTEELKVKLPVFEGPLDLLLYLIKRDELNINDIPIEHITRQYLEYLKLMQMLDLEIAGEFLVMAATLMYIKSKTLLPEDQQVIMEEQEEEDIDPRWDLIKRLVEYKKFKDVALDLMNREYLQENIFVRAPEKPDFEESDSSRPLSDVGIFDLLNAFNKILKKLNIDDDLREIYDERFTVSDKIDLILTTIQTHTKILFTELFINARSRSEIVVTFLALLELIRLKQILAAQPDPFGDIEITKYEL, translated from the coding sequence ATGACCGAGGAATTAAAAGTTAAATTGCCAGTATTTGAGGGTCCGCTAGATCTGCTCCTGTATCTGATCAAGCGCGACGAACTCAATATTAACGATATTCCTATCGAACACATTACCCGTCAGTATCTGGAATACCTCAAGCTCATGCAGATGCTCGACCTCGAGATCGCTGGGGAATTCCTCGTGATGGCCGCGACCCTGATGTATATCAAGAGCAAGACCCTCCTGCCCGAGGACCAACAGGTCATTATGGAAGAGCAGGAAGAGGAGGACATCGACCCGCGCTGGGATCTCATCAAACGGCTGGTTGAATACAAGAAATTCAAGGATGTGGCCCTCGACCTGATGAATCGGGAGTATTTACAGGAGAATATTTTTGTCCGGGCACCGGAAAAACCTGATTTCGAAGAGAGCGACTCCTCCCGCCCCCTTTCGGACGTCGGGATTTTTGACCTGCTTAATGCCTTTAATAAAATCCTCAAGAAACTCAATATCGATGATGACCTGCGTGAGATTTATGATGAGCGATTCACTGTCTCGGACAAAATCGACCTGATCCTGACAACAATCCAGACACACACAAAAATCCTCTTCACCGAGCTATTTATTAATGCCCGTTCCCGCAGTGAAATCGTGGTGACATTCCTAGCCCTGCTGGAGTTGATCCGTTTGAAACAAATCCTCGCTGCACAACCCGATCCATTCGGGGACATTGAAATCACCAAATACGAATTATAA
- a CDS encoding patatin-like phospholipase family protein — MAINNRKRSLVLSGGGGRGAYHVGVLRFLEEHEWIPGVVTGTSIGAVNGAAMASGHNSRSLWALWQGLHTKDVQKVNLNPLHGNYLLDTAPLRATLEREGWVDFERINSPEAAIHLRVTGTEMNTGKLRVFGNSDDLHPSQMIRETLTLDHIIASCSIPIVYPATLLNESLYWDGATVANTPLGPAIDAGAEEFVVVIMTPWDDDEAAAASRIQRPTAVLTPHNLLTAASTMMEWALLASFQADLKMFRRVKELVSLQLENARLRAANAVLQKQLSGEHVAMTDKDNDGIPDNLKNHKYHKLSHPIVVAPLKPISVEQILSYTLEGHQELYELGYNDAKRAWQAAGRIVNE, encoded by the coding sequence ATGGCCATTAATAATCGTAAGCGTTCTTTGGTTTTATCAGGTGGTGGAGGACGCGGAGCTTATCACGTGGGTGTTCTGCGTTTTTTAGAAGAGCATGAATGGATACCCGGTGTGGTGACCGGCACCTCCATTGGGGCAGTAAATGGTGCGGCGATGGCTTCGGGGCATAACTCGCGCTCTTTGTGGGCCTTGTGGCAGGGGCTACATACCAAAGATGTGCAGAAAGTTAACTTAAACCCACTCCACGGCAATTATTTACTGGATACAGCCCCCTTGCGGGCGACGCTTGAGCGTGAGGGTTGGGTGGATTTTGAGCGGATTAATTCACCGGAAGCGGCCATTCATTTGCGTGTGACAGGCACGGAGATGAATACCGGAAAATTGCGTGTTTTTGGTAACAGCGATGACCTGCACCCGAGTCAAATGATCCGTGAAACACTGACCCTCGACCACATTATCGCCAGTTGCTCTATTCCTATAGTCTATCCGGCTACCCTGCTGAATGAAAGTTTGTATTGGGATGGGGCGACAGTCGCTAATACCCCACTGGGGCCGGCCATTGATGCCGGGGCCGAAGAGTTCGTGGTGGTGATCATGACCCCGTGGGATGATGATGAAGCGGCTGCAGCGAGCCGCATACAGCGACCAACCGCCGTTCTCACGCCTCATAACTTGCTTACCGCCGCCAGCACTATGATGGAGTGGGCTTTGCTTGCTTCCTTCCAAGCCGACCTCAAAATGTTCCGACGCGTGAAGGAATTAGTCAGCTTGCAGTTAGAAAATGCCCGCTTACGCGCCGCCAACGCCGTCCTGCAAAAGCAGTTGAGCGGAGAGCACGTGGCGATGACCGATAAAGATAACGATGGGATTCCCGATAATTTGAAAAATCACAAATACCATAAATTGTCCCACCCTATCGTCGTCGCACCACTCAAACCTATTTCGGTGGAGCAAATTTTGTCTTATACCTTAGAAGGCCACCAAGAGTTGTATGAATTAGGCTACAACGATGCCAAACGAGCCTGGCAAGCGGCTGGTCGCATTGTGAATGAATAG
- the scpB gene encoding SMC-Scp complex subunit ScpB — protein sequence MELKYILESVLFANGKPLSVKELKSILKDAAEYEPSADTETHKEWSLDDIKAALLNLRADYEADSQRSFFLQEIGDTYQFASRPQFGAWIKQLFDQYRPQRLSQSALETLSIIAYRQPITRADIEAVRGVQVDAMVQTLMERGMIKIAGRAELPGRPMLYETTQAFLEHFGLKNLDEMPNAAELRALKLKTAEIPPESPPTDSEQQLPLAGEAAAAAEETHPEESIASAGEDSPETEPSTPVKEFAQIAADEDLDTIPGGEEESDQTTKPKA from the coding sequence ATGGAACTCAAATACATTCTGGAATCCGTCCTTTTCGCTAATGGCAAACCGCTTTCCGTGAAGGAACTCAAATCCATCCTCAAAGACGCGGCTGAATACGAGCCATCGGCCGATACCGAAACACACAAGGAATGGAGCCTCGATGACATTAAAGCCGCCCTGCTAAATCTCAGGGCAGACTATGAGGCAGACTCTCAGCGTTCCTTTTTCCTCCAGGAGATCGGGGACACCTACCAATTTGCCTCCCGTCCACAATTCGGTGCCTGGATCAAACAGCTTTTCGACCAGTACCGCCCTCAGCGCCTCAGCCAATCAGCCTTAGAGACCCTATCGATCATCGCCTACCGCCAGCCCATTACCCGCGCCGATATCGAGGCCGTCCGTGGCGTGCAAGTCGATGCCATGGTCCAGACTTTGATGGAGCGGGGCATGATCAAAATCGCCGGACGCGCAGAGTTACCCGGTCGGCCGATGCTTTACGAGACCACACAGGCTTTCCTCGAGCATTTCGGGCTCAAAAACCTCGATGAAATGCCCAATGCTGCTGAATTACGCGCGCTCAAACTTAAAACAGCGGAGATTCCACCGGAAAGTCCGCCCACAGATAGTGAACAGCAACTCCCCTTAGCGGGTGAAGCTGCCGCCGCTGCCGAGGAAACTCATCCCGAGGAGTCAATCGCTTCTGCCGGGGAAGACTCCCCGGAAACCGAACCCTCTACTCCCGTCAAAGAATTCGCGCAAATTGCGGCAGATGAGGACCTCGATACGATTCCCGGCGGCGAGGAAGAATCTGATCAGACCACCAAACCGAAGGCTTAA
- a CDS encoding prepilin-type N-terminal cleavage/methylation domain-containing protein: MKKRCLSKAGFTLIELLAVISVIAILAALAIPAVMKARERAQIAKSGSNIRQIYQAFLMYAGDNNDQCFWRGADIATEGMDWFAHGGRSTGNLSNEQGGLFNKFVPRPLNIYVGENNEIFRHPSDYKPIAALGGKTHYEMYGNDYAFNSMGYPQVWGKGLSGEYYANISSSKGVIVFLEAQLVKGGLNFAGGDKGHIVLSDGRVEYGTLPPSDDSLYSWGM, encoded by the coding sequence ATGAAAAAACGCTGTCTTTCAAAGGCAGGCTTTACCCTGATTGAATTACTCGCTGTCATCAGTGTGATTGCCATTTTGGCGGCCTTAGCTATTCCAGCCGTCATGAAAGCACGGGAACGCGCGCAAATTGCTAAAAGTGGGAGTAACATCAGACAAATTTACCAAGCATTCTTGATGTATGCGGGAGACAATAACGACCAGTGTTTCTGGAGGGGTGCGGATATCGCCACAGAGGGAATGGATTGGTTCGCCCATGGCGGACGCAGTACGGGAAACCTGAGTAATGAACAAGGAGGATTATTTAATAAATTTGTCCCACGTCCTCTGAATATCTACGTGGGTGAAAATAACGAAATCTTCCGGCATCCAAGTGATTATAAACCCATCGCGGCCTTGGGCGGGAAAACACACTATGAAATGTACGGGAATGATTACGCCTTTAACTCGATGGGTTATCCCCAAGTGTGGGGCAAGGGTCTTTCGGGGGAATATTATGCAAATATATCGTCTTCAAAAGGAGTCATTGTTTTTCTTGAAGCCCAACTCGTGAAAGGCGGATTGAATTTTGCCGGTGGGGATAAAGGCCATATTGTCCTTTCAGACGGACGTGTGGAATATGGAACGCTCCCCCCGTCGGATGATTCCCTGTATAGCTGGGGCATGTAG
- a CDS encoding fatty acid desaturase produces the protein MKTVTPLKDYSLLGPEAKRAEERGLSSADWYMTPIPRERMKELMQRRNWPAIRDTIIWFAAIIAVGWLGYYTWISWWSIPVFLIYGALFASASDSRWHECGHGTAFKSKWMNDVIYEMASFMVLRESVPWRWSHQRHHTDTIIVGRDPELLFQRPPDLKGIVMGVFNIKGGIHELKNIFYHAGGNVSEVEKTYIPESEWPKVVRNARIFVTIYIATIVAALWMKSFLPLMYIILPGFYGAWHMLLTGMTQHAALAEDVLDHRLNCRTVYMNPISSFLYWNMQYHVEHHMFPMVPYYNLPALHKEVLYDTPRPYSGFWEAYKEIIPALWRQSKDPTYFVERTLPPSAHPILEKTAQEHKVHEGWVEAAKVTEIPEGDVIRFDYGPRTFALYHGNDGKFYATDGLCTHGRVHLSGGLVMGNIIECPKHNGCFDFTNGETKRPPVKKNLTTFPVKVEDDKVFVQIA, from the coding sequence ATGAAAACAGTTACCCCCCTTAAAGATTATAGTCTCCTCGGACCGGAAGCCAAACGTGCAGAAGAACGGGGACTTTCCTCGGCAGACTGGTATATGACCCCGATTCCCCGTGAACGCATGAAAGAACTCATGCAACGCCGCAACTGGCCGGCCATCCGGGATACAATTATTTGGTTCGCCGCGATCATCGCGGTTGGATGGCTGGGTTATTACACTTGGATCTCGTGGTGGTCGATTCCGGTTTTCCTGATTTACGGCGCCCTTTTTGCTTCAGCATCCGATTCACGCTGGCATGAATGTGGCCATGGAACCGCTTTTAAGAGCAAGTGGATGAATGATGTGATTTACGAAATGGCCTCATTTATGGTTTTGCGCGAATCCGTGCCCTGGAGATGGAGCCATCAAAGACATCATACGGACACGATTATTGTGGGGCGTGATCCGGAGTTACTTTTCCAGCGCCCGCCTGACTTGAAAGGAATTGTTATGGGGGTATTTAATATCAAGGGCGGGATACACGAACTTAAAAATATTTTTTATCATGCGGGTGGAAATGTTTCCGAAGTCGAAAAAACATACATTCCTGAGAGTGAATGGCCAAAGGTCGTCCGGAATGCCCGGATTTTTGTCACGATTTATATCGCTACGATTGTCGCAGCGCTCTGGATGAAAAGTTTCTTGCCCTTGATGTATATCATTCTCCCCGGCTTTTACGGGGCTTGGCATATGTTGCTGACCGGGATGACCCAACATGCTGCCCTCGCTGAAGACGTTCTCGATCACCGGTTGAATTGCCGCACGGTTTATATGAATCCTATTTCGAGTTTCCTCTACTGGAATATGCAGTATCACGTGGAGCATCACATGTTCCCGATGGTCCCCTATTATAATCTCCCCGCCCTGCACAAGGAAGTGCTTTATGATACACCCAGACCGTATTCCGGATTCTGGGAAGCATACAAAGAAATCATTCCCGCCCTCTGGCGACAATCGAAGGATCCGACTTATTTTGTCGAACGCACATTGCCCCCGTCTGCCCATCCTATTCTTGAAAAAACAGCGCAAGAACATAAGGTGCACGAAGGCTGGGTCGAGGCGGCCAAGGTGACTGAGATTCCAGAAGGTGACGTGATCCGTTTTGATTATGGTCCACGCACTTTCGCTCTTTACCATGGTAATGACGGGAAATTCTATGCGACTGACGGACTTTGTACACATGGACGTGTCCACCTTTCCGGAGGATTGGTGATGGGTAATATCATCGAGTGCCCCAAACACAACGGATGTTTTGATTTCACCAATGGCGAAACCAAACGCCCACCGGTAAAAAAGAATCTCACCACATTCCCGGTCAAGGTGGAGGACGACAAAGTCTTTGTACAAATCGCCTAA
- the pheA gene encoding chorismate mutase, which yields MAFDLKNVRTQIDAIDSKLLSLLNERVNLVLEVGKIKHASGQDIYAPEREQALLRRLTGMNPGPLPNDSLKAIYREIMSSAISLEKPIVIAALGPESSISANAAKSKFGKSLRYTFQKDVRSIFKTVGDKKADYGVVPVEIQGDSTLLDVFDFFIDFPLRICAQIVLEDGKKKKTKQEPTRFFVIGRKCPPPTGIDRTTILFSLPDKPGALALSLGVLAKAGVNLMKIESRPSWRAGFKYHFVIDLDGHADEPKMAKALEQFASGCNAVKIIGSYPI from the coding sequence ATGGCATTTGACCTGAAAAATGTCCGTACTCAAATCGACGCGATCGACAGCAAATTGCTCTCGCTGCTCAACGAACGTGTGAACCTGGTGCTGGAAGTCGGTAAAATCAAACACGCTTCCGGCCAGGATATTTACGCGCCGGAACGCGAACAAGCCCTTTTACGACGCTTGACCGGGATGAATCCAGGGCCGCTCCCAAATGATTCGCTCAAGGCGATTTACCGGGAGATCATGTCGAGCGCCATCTCGCTGGAAAAACCCATCGTGATCGCCGCCCTCGGACCGGAGTCGAGCATCTCCGCCAATGCGGCAAAAAGCAAATTTGGCAAAAGCCTCCGTTACACTTTCCAGAAGGACGTGCGTTCCATTTTTAAAACTGTGGGTGACAAAAAGGCCGACTACGGTGTGGTGCCTGTCGAGATCCAAGGCGACAGCACGCTGCTCGATGTGTTTGATTTTTTTATCGATTTCCCGTTGCGCATCTGTGCACAAATCGTGCTCGAAGACGGAAAAAAGAAAAAAACGAAGCAAGAGCCCACCCGTTTTTTTGTCATCGGCCGCAAGTGCCCCCCACCGACGGGTATCGACCGTACAACCATCCTTTTTTCATTACCGGATAAACCCGGCGCCTTGGCTCTGAGCCTCGGAGTCCTGGCTAAAGCCGGGGTGAACCTCATGAAAATCGAGTCCCGTCCCTCCTGGCGTGCGGGATTCAAATATCATTTTGTTATCGATCTTGACGGGCACGCCGATGAACCGAAGATGGCTAAAGCCTTGGAGCAATTTGCATCAGGCTGTAATGCGGTAAAAATAATCGGTTCCTACCCGATTTGA
- a CDS encoding lipid-binding SYLF domain-containing protein yields MIKHITLIVLAVFALTLSAQTLKAESLNKRINEGIEILASKQKSQNPMPAALLAKAKGIAIIEVTRGGIGVGGSGGSGIILTKTASGGWSAPIAFNQGGATVGLQLGFDEKKYIYVIMTDEMLQHFLGDDQFNFDAKATGTAGPNNVSEIATAPSSIYIYQTSKGAFGGATIGGQWVKADADANREAYGIAVVTKEIASGKIPAPASAATLYNLLKLSK; encoded by the coding sequence ATGATCAAACATATTACTCTCATCGTGTTAGCCGTATTTGCTCTCACCCTTTCCGCCCAAACACTCAAGGCTGAAAGTCTGAATAAACGAATCAATGAAGGAATCGAAATCCTCGCCTCCAAACAAAAATCTCAGAACCCGATGCCAGCCGCCCTTTTGGCTAAAGCCAAAGGGATTGCCATTATCGAAGTCACCCGGGGCGGCATCGGGGTCGGCGGCTCCGGTGGTAGCGGGATCATCTTGACGAAGACTGCTTCAGGCGGTTGGTCAGCTCCTATCGCCTTTAACCAAGGTGGTGCCACAGTCGGACTCCAGCTCGGTTTCGATGAGAAAAAATATATCTACGTCATTATGACCGACGAAATGCTCCAGCATTTCTTGGGTGATGATCAATTTAATTTCGACGCAAAAGCCACCGGTACAGCCGGCCCGAATAACGTGAGCGAAATCGCCACCGCCCCCAGCTCCATTTATATTTATCAAACGTCCAAAGGGGCATTTGGAGGAGCCACCATCGGCGGCCAATGGGTTAAAGCCGACGCCGATGCTAACCGTGAAGCCTACGGGATCGCGGTCGTCACGAAAGAAATCGCCTCCGGGAAAATTCCCGCCCCCGCCTCTGCTGCGACCTTGTATAACCTTTTGAAACTCTCGAAATAA
- a CDS encoding methylated-DNA--[protein]-cysteine S-methyltransferase yields MNDYERMAKVIRYLDGIHPARPSLAQIAHETGLSMAHFHRIFVRRAGVTPKDFLQCLTLTRAKELLCQGKSVLDTALSSGLSGPGRLHDLCVNLEAATPGEIKSKGQGLNIIAGFSESPFGEIFIAESQRGICHVSFPDGDKEGALIDLQTIWPKSVIKMNQARAKQIASMIFPRLREEAITVVKKVSSSIENKNQGGQRHLRVYVKGTDFQVRVWRALLAVSEGNLTSYGTLAKTIGRPTACRAVGTAVGANPIAYLIPCHRVIRETGVIGHYHWHAERKRAMLMYETA; encoded by the coding sequence ATGAATGATTATGAACGTATGGCGAAGGTGATCCGGTATTTGGACGGGATTCATCCGGCGCGACCTTCTCTCGCGCAAATTGCGCACGAGACAGGGCTGAGCATGGCCCATTTCCACCGGATATTTGTCCGTAGGGCGGGGGTTACTCCAAAGGATTTTCTGCAATGCCTGACCTTGACCCGGGCAAAGGAACTCCTCTGCCAAGGGAAAAGTGTTTTGGATACAGCCCTTTCTTCCGGCCTTTCAGGGCCAGGCCGGCTTCATGACCTTTGTGTAAACTTAGAAGCAGCAACCCCGGGAGAAATAAAAAGTAAGGGTCAGGGCTTGAATATCATAGCAGGCTTTTCAGAAAGTCCATTTGGTGAGATATTTATCGCCGAGAGTCAACGGGGAATTTGTCATGTCTCATTCCCAGATGGAGATAAAGAGGGGGCTTTAATTGATTTGCAAACTATTTGGCCAAAGTCGGTTATAAAAATGAATCAGGCTCGGGCAAAACAAATTGCTTCAATGATTTTTCCTCGATTACGGGAAGAAGCCATTACTGTGGTTAAAAAAGTCAGTTCATCAATCGAAAATAAAAATCAAGGAGGGCAGAGGCATTTACGTGTGTATGTGAAAGGCACAGATTTCCAAGTCCGTGTCTGGCGTGCTTTACTCGCGGTCTCTGAAGGGAATCTAACCAGTTATGGTACTCTGGCTAAAACCATCGGCCGACCCACCGCCTGCCGTGCTGTGGGAACTGCAGTCGGGGCTAATCCTATCGCCTACCTAATCCCTTGCCACCGTGTCATACGAGAAACCGGTGTCATCGGCCATTATCATTGGCATGCGGAACGCAAACGCGCCATGCTCATGTACGAGACGGCCTAG
- a CDS encoding MFS transporter, whose amino-acid sequence MSTAQNIEPQDGPRIKEMKCGTLTYTKVTITVLFAWLLWGDFCFTLMEAVVPTIVPLKLQQLGCSSTLLAIITGTIPAILNLIVCPWVSFKSDRHRSKLGRRIPFILYTIPFLCISLVLMGWSPEIATFLRTWIPFFKNMAPASLTIGVIAIFLIVFSFFNLFVNSVYWYLFNDVVPGHMLGRFTSLFRIVGNGAGFMYNVLIFPLGLTHTREIMTGAAILYFIGFGLMCFFVKEGEYPPHENPNEKHVGPIQEFIANIKIYANESFRVRFYWYFYLSQAFFAMLCCVGMFSMFQQIELGLNLTQMGNMNGFNMLIGIVALYFAAIYVDRWHPMRVLAYMSVIGALGAFNGGWQWLFMTMPSNMYFWVSFANGVVGVFAGSLYGVCLLPAMMRLMPKSRYGQLSSAYSMIRSVGAIVGSFLAGISMDATLYLCQHFGHSATYGYRWIFVWGGFFSICTTICYALAYRKWQELGGDKNYKAPAPWNPSGFEEVNDNTPSIPCNPKLLMRGLHLNTVTLILTILAAPLFLYATSHQGAIHIPLPNLESIQWTIASWKIPWHIPIKPFDIQMHQMPVAEMYAKYLYIPFMVLVLAGWLRLVYAIKRDLKIVLAGGQPRLGIPHHGVLIVLGIQGVFAMGVAWAQYLWMIDLNMEHELMIVGLVSIIGYACTAGGYHLLRLLEKGPNQQDRIAMPHNHPSAPEASAPGVS is encoded by the coding sequence ATGAGTACCGCACAAAATATCGAGCCACAGGATGGACCACGCATTAAAGAAATGAAATGTGGTACATTGACCTATACTAAGGTCACGATCACGGTTCTTTTTGCTTGGTTACTTTGGGGTGACTTTTGTTTCACTCTCATGGAGGCGGTGGTGCCAACCATTGTCCCGCTCAAGCTGCAACAGCTGGGCTGTTCATCCACACTGCTGGCCATCATCACAGGCACTATTCCGGCCATACTAAACTTAATTGTCTGTCCTTGGGTAAGCTTTAAAAGTGATCGTCACCGCAGCAAGCTCGGTCGCCGTATCCCGTTCATTTTATACACGATCCCCTTTCTCTGCATCAGCTTGGTCCTGATGGGCTGGAGCCCCGAGATCGCCACTTTTCTGCGCACTTGGATTCCCTTCTTTAAAAATATGGCCCCCGCCAGCCTCACCATCGGGGTGATAGCGATTTTCCTCATCGTCTTCTCGTTCTTTAACCTCTTTGTCAATTCGGTTTATTGGTATCTCTTTAATGACGTGGTGCCCGGACACATGCTCGGGCGCTTCACCAGTCTCTTCCGCATTGTGGGGAACGGTGCCGGGTTCATGTATAATGTCCTCATCTTTCCGCTGGGTCTGACCCACACCCGGGAAATCATGACTGGCGCGGCCATCCTCTATTTCATCGGTTTCGGCCTTATGTGTTTTTTCGTCAAGGAAGGTGAGTATCCACCGCACGAGAACCCTAACGAGAAACACGTCGGCCCCATCCAGGAATTCATTGCGAATATCAAAATCTACGCCAACGAATCTTTCCGGGTTCGTTTCTACTGGTACTTCTACCTATCCCAGGCCTTCTTTGCGATGTTGTGCTGCGTGGGCATGTTTAGTATGTTCCAGCAGATAGAGCTAGGCTTGAACTTGACCCAGATGGGAAATATGAATGGGTTTAACATGCTGATCGGTATAGTGGCCCTATACTTTGCGGCGATTTATGTAGACCGCTGGCACCCGATGCGTGTGCTCGCCTATATGTCGGTCATCGGTGCCTTGGGAGCCTTTAACGGTGGTTGGCAATGGCTTTTTATGACCATGCCGTCTAATATGTATTTCTGGGTGAGCTTTGCTAACGGTGTGGTCGGTGTTTTTGCCGGATCCCTTTACGGGGTCTGCCTCCTGCCCGCCATGATGCGGCTTATGCCGAAATCCCGGTACGGCCAGCTTTCTTCCGCTTACTCCATGATCCGTTCCGTCGGGGCGATCGTTGGCAGCTTCCTCGCTGGCATCAGCATGGATGCCACCCTTTATTTGTGCCAGCATTTCGGACACAGTGCTACCTATGGCTACCGCTGGATATTCGTCTGGGGCGGATTTTTCAGTATCTGCACGACTATCTGTTACGCTCTCGCCTACCGCAAATGGCAGGAACTTGGCGGAGACAAGAATTATAAGGCTCCCGCGCCTTGGAATCCCTCTGGCTTTGAAGAAGTGAATGACAATACCCCGTCGATCCCCTGTAATCCTAAGCTCCTGATGAGGGGGCTACATCTGAATACAGTGACACTGATCCTTACTATTTTAGCGGCACCGCTTTTCCTCTATGCCACTAGCCATCAAGGAGCCATTCATATTCCGCTTCCAAACTTGGAATCCATCCAATGGACCATCGCCTCTTGGAAAATCCCCTGGCACATCCCTATTAAGCCATTTGATATCCAGATGCACCAAATGCCCGTCGCCGAAATGTATGCCAAGTACCTTTATATCCCTTTCATGGTCTTGGTTTTGGCTGGCTGGCTCCGGCTGGTTTACGCGATCAAACGTGACCTCAAAATTGTTTTAGCAGGCGGACAGCCAAGGCTGGGCATCCCCCACCACGGCGTATTGATCGTGCTGGGCATCCAAGGTGTTTTCGCCATGGGCGTCGCTTGGGCACAGTATCTCTGGATGATTGATTTGAATATGGAGCACGAGCTCATGATTGTGGGCTTGGTCTCCATTATTGGATATGCTTGTACCGCTGGCGGTTACCACCTTCTGCGCCTACTGGAGAAGGGCCCAAATCAACAAGACCGTATTGCCATGCCCCATAACCATCCTTCTGCCCCTGAAGCCTCGGCTCCGGGAGTATCATAG